DNA from Thermus oshimai DSM 12092:
AAGGCCCGGCCGTGGGTCCTCTTCCCCGGAAGGGCCACGAAGAGGCTTCCTGGCGTCACTTCCCGACTGTCCCAGTGGAGATCCCTGATGGGCCCCCCGCCGGGGTGGAGCCGACCTCCCGTTTTCTCGGCCACCCACTCCGGGGAAAGTTCTCTCACGTAGCCTTCCACCCTCTACTCACCGCCCTCCAGCATAGGGGGAACCCCCCGGTAGGCCAAGAGCCCCGCGGCCAGCTCCCGGAAGATGGGGGCCGCCACTTGGCTCCCGTGGACCTCCCCCTTGGGGTGGTGTACGGCCACCACCACGGTGAAAAGGGGCCGGTCCCCGGACACGAAGCCCGCAAACCAAGCGGTGAAGACCTCCCGGGAGTAGCGCCCCTCCACCACCACCTGGGCCGTGCCCGTCTTGCCCGCGAGGGGGTAGCCTGGGAGGTGGGCCCGGGGGGCGAGGCCCCGCACCAAGGCGCTTCGGATGGCCCTTGCGGTCTCCTGGGAGAAGACCCGCTCCGGGGGCCTCTCCTGCCCCTGGAAGAGCACGGGGGGGCGGTAGCGCCCGTCCACCAGGGCGTTGAAGGCCGCGGCCAGGTGCAAAGGGGTCACCAAAAACCCTTGGCCAAAGGTGTGGTTGGCGTAGGCCGCCCGGCTCCAGGTCTCCGGTTCCTGGTAGAGGGGGGCGGCCACCCGGAGGCCGGGGAGGGGCTTGGGGTCGGTGAGATGGAGCTTTTCCATATAGGTGAAGAAGGTGGTTTTGGGTAGACCTTCCGCCAGGCGGCTGATGCCCACGTTGGAGGAGTACTTGAGCACCTCCTCCAGGGTGAGGACGGGGGGGTGGGGCACCACGTCCCGGATGGTCCAGCCCTCCACCTCCTGGGCCATGGGGGCCTCCACCCGCGTCCCTAGGTCCGCCGCCCCCTCCTCCAGGAGCATGGCCGCGGTGAGGGCCTTCATGGTGGAGCCGGGCTCCAGGGGGACCAGGAAGGCGTGGTTCCGCCAGGAAAGGTCCTCCTCAGGGTTCTTCCTCGGGGCCTCGGGGTGGAAGCGGGGGGCGTTGGCCACCGCCAGGATCCGCCCCTCCGGGTCCAGGACCACCGCGGTGGCGAAGGCGGCCCGGCTTCTGGCGAACCCCTTCCAGAGGGCCCGCTCCGCCAGGGCCTGGACCCAGGGGTCCAGGGTGAGGGTGAAGGAGCGCCCCGCGGCCAGGGCCCCGTTCAGGTCCCGCTCCAGGCCCTCGAGGCCCCGCCCGCTCTGCCTTTCCCCGAACCCCACAAGCTGGCCGGCGCTTTCCCCCAAGGGGTAAACCCGCTCCCCGTTAAGGGTGAGGACCAGAGGGGTCCCGTCCGCGGCGTAAAGCCCCCCCCGGGGCACGGGCAGGGCCTTGGGGGCGGGGGTGGGCCTTGGGGCTTGGGCCACCAGGGCGTGCACCCCTAGGGCCAGGAGGACCAGGTACAAGAAGGCCCCAAGTAGGACGAGCTGCACCCGCTGGATCCCTGCGGTCACCGCCCCCACCTCCCCTCGCTCATGGGCACCAGGCCGTTCCTTTCCGCCCAGTCCAGGATCCGGTGAGGGGTTAGGGACCAGCGGGCCTTGAGGAGCCTGGCCTCCTCCGCCTTCAGGGCTTCTATCCGCCTTTCCAGCCGCTCCAGGCGGGCCCGTTCCATCTGGTTGCGGTGGCCGAAGGCGAAGAGGAGGAGGAGGGCCAGGAGGTAGAGGAGGCCGAAGCGGAGGGCGGTCCTCACAGGGCCTCCTTCTCCGCGGCCCGGAGCTTGGCGCTCCGGGCCCTGGGGTTTTGGGCCACCTCTTCCGCCTTGGGGGTGATGGGCTTTTTGGTGAGGACCCTGAGGCCGCTTTCCCGGAGGAAGCGCTTCACCACCCGGTCTTCCAAGGAGTGAAAGCTGATGACCACTAGCCGCCCCCCGGGGGCCAGGACCTCCGCCGCCTGCTTCAGGAAGTCCTCCAGGGCCCCAAGCTCGTCGTTCACGTAGATTCTGAGGGCCTGGAAGGTCTTGCGGGCGGGGTGGCCCGCCTGCCGGAAGCCCACCGCCTTGCGCACGATCTCCGCCAGCTCCGTGGTGGTCTCAATGGGGGCCTTGGCCCGGGCTTCCACGATGGCCTGGGCGATGCGGTAGGCCCTCGGCTCCTCCCCATACTCCCGGAGGATGCGGTAAAGCT
Protein-coding regions in this window:
- the rsmH gene encoding 16S rRNA (cytosine(1402)-N(4))-methyltransferase RsmH, with the translated sequence MEIVKHIPVLYEEALDLLAVRPGGLYVDATLGGAGHTRGILERGGRVIGLDQDPEAIARAPKIPGLTVVESNFRHLKKVLQGLGVERVDGVLADLGVSSFHLEDPKRGFSYAKEGPLDMRMGGEGPTAKEVVNRLSLEELYRILREYGEEPRAYRIAQAIVEARAKAPIETTTELAEIVRKAVGFRQAGHPARKTFQALRIYVNDELGALEDFLKQAAEVLAPGGRLVVISFHSLEDRVVKRFLRESGLRVLTKKPITPKAEEVAQNPRARSAKLRAAEKEAL
- a CDS encoding peptidoglycan D,D-transpeptidase FtsI family protein, encoding MTAGIQRVQLVLLGAFLYLVLLALGVHALVAQAPRPTPAPKALPVPRGGLYAADGTPLVLTLNGERVYPLGESAGQLVGFGERQSGRGLEGLERDLNGALAAGRSFTLTLDPWVQALAERALWKGFARSRAAFATAVVLDPEGRILAVANAPRFHPEAPRKNPEEDLSWRNHAFLVPLEPGSTMKALTAAMLLEEGAADLGTRVEAPMAQEVEGWTIRDVVPHPPVLTLEEVLKYSSNVGISRLAEGLPKTTFFTYMEKLHLTDPKPLPGLRVAAPLYQEPETWSRAAYANHTFGQGFLVTPLHLAAAFNALVDGRYRPPVLFQGQERPPERVFSQETARAIRSALVRGLAPRAHLPGYPLAGKTGTAQVVVEGRYSREVFTAWFAGFVSGDRPLFTVVVAVHHPKGEVHGSQVAAPIFRELAAGLLAYRGVPPMLEGGE